A genomic window from Salvia hispanica cultivar TCC Black 2014 chromosome 5, UniMelb_Shisp_WGS_1.0, whole genome shotgun sequence includes:
- the LOC125187504 gene encoding protein PEROXIN-4-like — translation MQASRARLFKEYKEVQREKAADPDIQLVCDDSNIFKWTALVKGPSETPYEGGVFQLAFTVPEHYPLQPPQVRFLTKIFHPNVHFKTGEICLDILKNAWSPAWTLQSVCRAIIALMGHPEPDSPLNCDSGNLLRSGDIQGYQSMARMYTRLAAMPKKQ, via the exons ATGCAG GCGTCTAGGGCTAGGCTTTTCAAGGAGTACAAAGAAGtgcagagagagaaagcgGCCGATCCTGATATTCAATTGGTTTGTGATGATTCCAACATATTTAAATGGACTGCTCTTGTAAAG GGGCCATCGGAAACTCCTTACGAAGGAGGAGTTTTCCAGCTTGCGTTTACTGTGCCGGAGCATTATCCTCTGCAGCCGCCTCAAGTTCGATTTCTGACCAAGATTTTCCATCCAAATGTGCATTTCAAG ACGGGTGAGATTTGCCTTGATATCTTGAAGAATGCTTGGAGCCCCGCCTGGACATTGCAGTCCGTCTGTAGGGCTATAATAGCGTTGATGGGTCATCCAGAGCCTGACAGCCCGCTTAACTGCGATTCAG GTAATCTTCTCCGGTCAGGCGATATCCAAGGCTACCAGTCGATGGCTAGGATGTATACAAGACTTGCTGCCATGCCCAAGAAGCAGTGA